DNA from Acetobacter aceti NBRC 14818:
CGCCGAAGCCCTTCGTCAGGTCTTCCGCCTCGATCACCACATTGCCCAGACGCGGGCCGGGGGTGATGACGATTTCCGCCGTGCCAGCAGCCTTCTCGTTGCTCTTGGCCAGCAACTCTTCGTATTTGGTGATACGGGCCTTGCTCTTCGCCTGACGGGCCTTCGGACTGGAGGCAATCCACTCCTGCTCGGCGGCAAGGGCGCGCTGGCGGCCGCTCTCTTCCTTCTCTTCCTGCGCCAGACGCTTGCGCTTCTGTTCCAGCCACGAAGAGTAGTTGCCTTCGAACGGATAGCCGCGACCGCGCTCGATCTCGAGAATCCAGTTGGTCACATTGTCGAGGAAGTAACGGTCATGGGTGATGACCATGACGGTGCCTTCGTAGTCACGCAGGGTCTTTTCGAGCCATGCCACGCTCTCGGCGTCGAGATGGTTGGTCGGTTCGTCAAGCAGCAGCAGATCAGGCTTTTCCAGCAGCAGACGGCACAGCGCGACGCGACGGCGCTCACCACCGGAAAGCTTATCGACGGGGCTGTCGGCAGGCGGGCAGCGCAGTGCGTCGAGCGCGATTTCCAGCTTGCGGTCGAGTTCCCAGCCATCGCCCGCATCGATCTTCTCCTGAAGATCAGCCTGCTCGGCGAGGAGCGCGGTCATTTCGTCCTCGTCCATCGGCTCGGCGAACTTGGCGGAGATCTCGTTGAAGCGGTCGACCGCCTTCTTCAGGTCGCCGAAACCCTGTGCGGCGTTTTCACCGACCGTCAGGTTCGGGTCGAGCTTCGGCTCCTGTTCGAGATAGCCGACCTTCACGCCTTCAGCGGCCCAGGCCTCGCCACCATATTCCTTGTCGATCCCGGCCATGATCTTGAGCAGGGTCGATTTACCGGCGCCGTTGACGCCGAGAACGCCGATCTTGGCGCCGGGCATGAAGGACAGGGTGATGCCCTTGAAGACTTCGCGACCGCCCGGATAGGACTTGGTCAGGTCCTTCATCACATAGACATATTGATATGGCGCCATGAGACGAAACTCCGTGACAGTAATGGAAGGACCGGCCCTGAGATGGCCAGAGAGGGCGAACATCGGGCGGGCTTTGGACCCGGCCGATGGAGACGCCTGCGCCCGGCAGGACTTGAACCCGCAACCAAGCCGTTATGAGCGGCCCGCTCTAACCAATTGAGCTACGGGCGCGCAGGCGGCTCATCAATTCGCGCAACCCAACCCATTTTGCAAGCGTCCAGTGCAAGGAAATATGTCTGTCTTGGCAAGAAAGCGGCACAGGGCTACGCTTCGCCCGCAATTTATCCATATGGAGCAGGACGATGGACGTCTCGAAACTTTCCCCCGGCAAGGACGTGCCGAACGACATCAACGTCGTGATCGAGATCCCGCAGGGGTCTTCCGTCAAATATGAGATCGACAAGGAAAGCGGTGCGCTGTTCGTCGATCGTTTCCTGTTTACGCCGATGGTCTATCCGGCGGCCTATGGCTTCATCCCGAACACGCTGGCTGCTGATGGCGACCCGGCAGACGCCATGGTCCTCACACCGCGCAACGTTGTTCCGGGCTGCGTGATCCGCGCCCGTCCGATTGGCGTCCTGCTGATGGAAGACGAGGCCGGTCAGGACGAGAAGATCCTGTGCGTGCCGCACGACAAGATCCACCCGCAGTTCTCCAAGGTCGAGAAGATCGAGGACCTGCCCGAGATCCTGATTCAGGAAATCGAGC
Protein-coding regions in this window:
- the ettA gene encoding energy-dependent translational throttle protein EttA, translating into MAPYQYVYVMKDLTKSYPGGREVFKGITLSFMPGAKIGVLGVNGAGKSTLLKIMAGIDKEYGGEAWAAEGVKVGYLEQEPKLDPNLTVGENAAQGFGDLKKAVDRFNEISAKFAEPMDEDEMTALLAEQADLQEKIDAGDGWELDRKLEIALDALRCPPADSPVDKLSGGERRRVALCRLLLEKPDLLLLDEPTNHLDAESVAWLEKTLRDYEGTVMVITHDRYFLDNVTNWILEIERGRGYPFEGNYSSWLEQKRKRLAQEEKEESGRQRALAAEQEWIASSPKARQAKSKARITKYEELLAKSNEKAAGTAEIVITPGPRLGNVVIEAEDLTKGFGDHLLIDKLNFKLPPGGIVGVIGPNGAGKSTLFKMITGQEQPDSGKLTIGDTVELGYVDQSRDSLDDNKTVWEEISGGTDVIYLGKRAVPSRAYVGAFNFKGADQQKKVGVLSGGERNRVHLAKMLRKESNVILLDEPTNDLDVDTLRALEDALAEYPGCAVIISHDRWFLDRLATHILAFEGDSHVEWFEGNFQAYEEDKKRRLGDAAVEPSRIKYRPLAR
- the ppa gene encoding inorganic diphosphatase translates to MDVSKLSPGKDVPNDINVVIEIPQGSSVKYEIDKESGALFVDRFLFTPMVYPAAYGFIPNTLAADGDPADAMVLTPRNVVPGCVIRARPIGVLLMEDEAGQDEKILCVPHDKIHPQFSKVEKIEDLPEILIQEIEHFFTRYKDLEKGKWVKVTGWGDKARAGEIIKASLEAAKK